One window from the genome of Mucilaginibacter ginsenosidivorans encodes:
- a CDS encoding glycosyltransferase, whose amino-acid sequence MIKQNTLVILSPGFPENEADSTCIPAQQVFVRNLKKNFPALNIVVLAFQYPFTSSRYQWQGVTVFSFGGKNRGGVFRMLVWIRAWLKLRKLKRQHNLVGLLSFWMGECTLVAFRFARWYKVKHFSWVLGQDAKLWNKYFDRIQPRAASLIALSDFIAAEFNRNYQIRPTHVIPVGIDPAMFNLPAAERDIDILGAGSLIPLKQYFLLVNIVGVLRETRPDIKAIICGDGPEMESLRTMVRNLDLENNITLMGELEHKDVLDMMGRAKIFVHTSAYEGFGVVCLEALYAGAQVVSFVKPMDAEIRNWHFAHMQDDMLKIVKGLLDDPGTDHTPVIPYLVDDSNKAIMKLFDYNEDAI is encoded by the coding sequence ATGATTAAGCAGAATACCCTGGTGATCCTCAGCCCGGGTTTCCCCGAAAATGAGGCAGATAGCACTTGTATTCCCGCGCAACAGGTTTTTGTCCGAAACCTGAAAAAGAACTTTCCCGCTTTAAACATTGTGGTGCTTGCTTTCCAGTACCCGTTTACTTCATCGCGTTACCAGTGGCAGGGGGTAACCGTGTTCTCTTTTGGCGGGAAAAACCGGGGAGGAGTATTTCGCATGCTTGTTTGGATACGTGCCTGGTTAAAATTGAGAAAGCTAAAACGGCAGCATAATCTTGTCGGCTTACTCAGCTTCTGGATGGGAGAATGTACCCTGGTTGCGTTCCGGTTTGCAAGGTGGTACAAAGTGAAACATTTCAGCTGGGTACTTGGGCAGGACGCCAAATTATGGAACAAATATTTCGATCGTATACAACCCAGGGCCGCATCACTCATAGCATTATCAGATTTCATTGCGGCCGAATTTAACCGCAATTACCAAATAAGGCCCACTCATGTTATCCCGGTCGGTATCGACCCTGCTATGTTTAATTTACCTGCTGCCGAACGGGATATCGATATTTTGGGTGCGGGCTCGCTTATTCCTTTAAAGCAATACTTTCTGCTGGTAAATATCGTAGGCGTTTTGCGCGAAACGCGCCCTGATATCAAGGCCATCATTTGCGGTGACGGCCCCGAAATGGAATCATTAAGAACGATGGTGAGGAACCTTGACCTGGAAAATAATATAACACTGATGGGCGAACTGGAACACAAGGACGTGCTGGACATGATGGGTCGCGCAAAAATATTTGTGCACACATCTGCCTATGAGGGCTTCGGCGTAGTTTGCCTTGAAGCGTTATATGCCGGCGCACAGGTGGTGAGTTTTGTAAAACCGATGGATGCAGAGATCAGGAACTGGCATTTTGCACACATGCAGGATGACATGCTAAAAATTGTAAAGGGTTTGCTGGATGATCCCGGTACCGACCACACGCCGGTGATACCTTATCTTGTAGACGACAGCAATAAAGCTATCATGAAGCTGTTTGATTATAACGAAGATGCTATTTGA
- a CDS encoding amidohydrolase family protein: MQRIDAHQHFWQFDPVRDNWITSEMSVIRRDFLPDDLKPILDRNQIEGTVLVQTCQAETDNRFMLQLAQENDWIKGVVGWIDLQALNVEERLQFYKDNHPKMKGFRHVLQAEPDEQFMLRDAFKRGIGLLNEYGFTYDILIYPNHIKYASQLVAEFPGQKFVVDHLAKPYIKAQMVDAWKRDMEGLARYPNVYCKVSGMLTEADWYGWKTSDFTPYFDAVFNAFGTQRLLYGSDWPVCMLAGGYNRAMEILQIYLSRFSQHEQDLFFGGNAVSFYNL, translated from the coding sequence ATGCAAAGAATTGATGCCCATCAGCATTTCTGGCAATTCGACCCGGTAAGGGATAATTGGATAACTTCCGAAATGTCGGTCATCCGCCGCGATTTTTTACCGGATGATCTGAAACCGATACTCGACCGGAATCAGATCGAAGGCACGGTACTGGTACAAACCTGCCAGGCCGAAACGGACAATCGGTTTATGCTGCAATTGGCGCAGGAAAACGATTGGATAAAAGGCGTAGTGGGATGGATCGATCTGCAGGCGTTGAACGTTGAAGAAAGGTTGCAGTTTTATAAGGACAATCACCCTAAAATGAAAGGTTTCCGGCATGTTTTGCAAGCCGAACCGGATGAGCAGTTTATGCTGCGGGACGCATTCAAACGTGGTATAGGGTTGTTGAATGAATATGGTTTTACGTACGATATTCTTATCTACCCAAACCACATCAAATACGCTTCACAACTGGTCGCAGAATTTCCCGGTCAAAAATTCGTGGTCGATCACTTAGCCAAACCCTATATTAAGGCCCAAATGGTGGATGCCTGGAAAAGAGATATGGAAGGACTGGCCCGATATCCAAATGTGTATTGTAAAGTATCAGGGATGTTAACCGAAGCCGATTGGTACGGCTGGAAGACATCGGATTTTACACCTTATTTTGATGCGGTCTTTAATGCTTTCGGCACTCAGCGGCTGCTGTACGGTTCAGACTGGCCGGTATGCATGCTTGCTGGAGGATATAACCGGGCGATGGAAATATTGCAAATTTATCTTTCCCGTTTCTCGCAGCATGAACAGGATCTGTTTTTCGGTGGAAACGCGGTTAGTTTTTATAATTTGTAA
- a CDS encoding IlvD/Edd family dehydratase: protein MKDKKLRSAEWFGRTGKDGFIYRSWMKNQGIPAHEFKGKPVIGICNTWSELTPCNAHFRELAESVKHGIYEAGGFPVEFPVMSLGETLIKPTAMLYRNLVSMDAEESIRANPLDGVVLLCGCDKTTPALIMGACSVDIPTIVVSGGAMLTGKYQGRDIATSDVWRFSEAERAGRMSEDEMNIAEACMSRSRGHCAVMGTASTMAVMAEALGLTLPDNAAIPAADSRRKVLAHLSGMRIVDMVKEDLKLSDVLTRQAFDNAIVTNAAIGGSTNFIIHLLAIAGRIGVELSIDDFNTSALGIPLLANLQPSGKYFMEDLYYAGGIPAVMKELDKFLYRDTITVNGKPMADNYKTAECYNRDVIASVETPFNKLAGISVLKGNICEHGAVIKPSAATPGLMKHAGRAVVFENIDDYKSRLDDPDLDIDETCVMVLKNVGPKGYPGMPEVGNMNIPKKLLEKGVHDMVRLSDGRMSGTGFGTVVLHVSPEASAGGTIAVLKDGDMISLDVFKGTLNVDLSDTEIAERKKQLTAPTDWATRGYVYLYQQHVEQAHLGADLDFLKGGSGSEIHKDSH from the coding sequence ATGAAAGACAAAAAACTCCGCAGTGCCGAATGGTTTGGCCGTACAGGCAAGGACGGTTTCATCTACCGCTCGTGGATGAAGAACCAGGGCATACCCGCGCACGAATTTAAAGGCAAGCCGGTCATTGGTATATGTAATACCTGGTCGGAGCTGACACCCTGCAACGCTCACTTTCGCGAACTGGCCGAATCTGTTAAACACGGTATCTACGAAGCCGGCGGTTTCCCGGTAGAGTTCCCGGTGATGTCGCTGGGCGAAACGCTGATCAAACCCACCGCTATGCTGTACCGCAACCTCGTCAGCATGGATGCGGAAGAATCCATTCGCGCTAACCCGCTGGACGGTGTAGTACTGCTTTGCGGCTGCGATAAAACCACACCGGCCCTCATTATGGGTGCCTGTAGTGTGGATATTCCAACCATCGTTGTTTCAGGGGGGGCGATGCTTACCGGCAAATACCAGGGGCGTGATATTGCCACATCCGATGTGTGGCGTTTTTCAGAAGCAGAACGCGCCGGTCGGATGAGCGAAGATGAGATGAACATCGCCGAAGCCTGCATGTCGCGCAGCCGGGGACATTGCGCGGTTATGGGCACAGCTTCTACCATGGCGGTGATGGCCGAGGCTTTGGGCTTGACCCTGCCCGATAACGCCGCTATCCCCGCAGCCGACTCGCGCCGGAAAGTTTTGGCGCACCTATCCGGTATGCGCATCGTCGATATGGTAAAGGAGGACCTTAAACTGTCCGATGTATTGACACGTCAAGCATTTGATAACGCTATTGTTACCAATGCTGCCATCGGCGGCTCCACCAATTTTATCATTCACCTGCTGGCTATTGCGGGCAGGATAGGGGTAGAGCTTTCTATTGATGATTTCAATACCAGCGCTCTTGGTATCCCCTTGCTGGCGAATCTGCAGCCCTCGGGCAAATATTTTATGGAGGACCTGTACTACGCCGGCGGTATCCCCGCGGTGATGAAGGAACTGGATAAATTCCTCTACCGCGATACAATAACCGTCAACGGCAAACCGATGGCGGATAACTATAAAACTGCCGAATGCTATAACCGTGATGTGATCGCTTCGGTTGAAACTCCATTTAATAAACTTGCTGGCATCAGTGTGCTCAAAGGCAATATTTGCGAGCACGGCGCGGTAATTAAACCATCAGCAGCTACACCCGGCTTAATGAAGCATGCCGGCAGGGCTGTGGTTTTTGAAAACATCGACGACTATAAATCGCGATTGGATGACCCCGACCTGGATATTGACGAAACCTGCGTAATGGTGCTGAAAAACGTCGGCCCTAAAGGTTATCCCGGCATGCCCGAAGTAGGTAACATGAATATCCCTAAAAAGCTTTTGGAAAAAGGTGTGCATGATATGGTCCGTTTGTCCGACGGCCGCATGAGCGGCACAGGTTTTGGAACGGTGGTATTGCACGTATCGCCTGAAGCTTCTGCCGGTGGAACAATTGCGGTATTAAAAGATGGCGATATGATCTCGCTGGACGTATTTAAAGGAACATTGAATGTCGATCTTTCTGATACCGAGATAGCCGAACGTAAAAAACAACTAACAGCGCCGACCGATTGGGCGACACGCGGATATGTTTATCTTTACCAGCAGCACGTGGAACAGGCACACCTCGGCGCGGACCTCGACTTTTTGAAAGGCGGCAGCGGGAGCGAGATACATAAAGATTCGCATTGA
- a CDS encoding fumarylacetoacetate hydrolase family protein, with the protein MKLIRYGEAGKEKTGIIHNDKRYDTSAFGEDYDERFFENDGLNRLAEFVRTSNLMQVGDDVRLGCPLGRPSKIVCIGLNYIDHARETNATPPPEPVIFMKSTTAIVGPNDNIVIPKDSVKTDWEVELAVVIGKKASYVDEAEAMDYVAGYVLHNDVSEREFQLERSGTWDKGKGCDTFAPIGPFMATTDEISDPHNLRLWLKLNGKVMQDGNTSNFIFNIPFLIAYTSKFMTLLPGDIISTGTPAGVGLGMKPNLYLKPGDVVELGVDGLGSSTQKLVAYAKN; encoded by the coding sequence ATGAAATTAATACGTTACGGCGAAGCCGGCAAAGAAAAGACAGGCATTATACACAACGATAAACGTTATGACACTTCTGCCTTTGGCGAGGATTATGACGAGCGCTTTTTTGAAAATGACGGCCTCAACCGCCTGGCCGAATTTGTACGGACCAGCAACCTGATGCAGGTAGGTGATGATGTACGCCTTGGCTGCCCCCTGGGCCGCCCCTCAAAAATTGTGTGCATCGGCCTGAATTATATCGATCATGCCCGCGAAACCAACGCAACGCCGCCGCCTGAGCCGGTGATATTTATGAAATCGACTACCGCCATTGTCGGTCCGAATGATAACATTGTGATCCCGAAAGACTCGGTGAAAACCGATTGGGAAGTGGAGCTGGCTGTTGTTATCGGTAAAAAGGCAAGCTACGTTGACGAAGCGGAAGCCATGGACTACGTGGCAGGATATGTGCTCCATAATGACGTGTCCGAACGTGAATTTCAACTGGAGCGCAGCGGTACCTGGGACAAAGGCAAGGGTTGCGATACTTTTGCACCGATAGGCCCTTTTATGGCCACAACTGATGAGATCAGCGACCCGCACAACCTTCGCCTTTGGCTGAAGCTGAACGGCAAAGTGATGCAGGACGGTAACACCTCGAATTTTATATTCAATATCCCATTCCTTATCGCTTACACCAGCAAATTTATGACACTGTTGCCCGGCGATATCATATCGACAGGTACGCCCGCAGGCGTGGGTTTGGGAATGAAACCGAATTTATATCTGAAACCCGGCGACGTGGTGGAATTAGGTGTTGACGGCTTAGGTTCATCCACCCAAAAATTGGTTGCTTATGCAAAGAATTGA
- a CDS encoding L-fucose dehydrogenase: MDLQLKNKVIVVSGGAKGIGEGIVKVLASEGAIPVIIGRNEDDNLKVVREVEADGGNAFQFIAELTVPDECKQAIDAVIEKYGRIDGLVNNAGVNDGVGLESGNYEKFMASMHKNLVHYYLLAHHALPALKKSKGAIVNIGSKTAETGQGNTSAYAAANGGRNALTREWAVELLPYGIRVNAIIVAECWTPLYENWIKTLPNPGEKLESIISKIPLDQRMTTAEEIANMAAFLLSEKSSHTTGQLIHVDGGYVHLDRAIS, from the coding sequence ATGGATCTGCAACTTAAAAACAAGGTTATCGTCGTTAGCGGCGGCGCCAAGGGCATCGGCGAAGGCATCGTAAAAGTACTGGCGTCCGAAGGGGCCATCCCGGTAATTATTGGCCGTAACGAAGATGATAATTTAAAAGTCGTTCGCGAGGTTGAAGCCGATGGCGGCAACGCGTTCCAGTTTATTGCCGAACTGACCGTTCCGGACGAGTGCAAACAAGCGATAGATGCGGTTATAGAAAAATATGGAAGGATAGATGGCCTGGTCAACAATGCAGGCGTAAACGATGGCGTAGGGCTGGAAAGCGGGAACTATGAAAAGTTTATGGCCTCGATGCATAAAAACCTTGTACACTATTACCTGCTGGCGCACCACGCCCTGCCCGCGTTAAAGAAAAGCAAAGGCGCTATCGTCAACATCGGCTCAAAAACTGCTGAAACGGGGCAGGGGAATACATCGGCTTATGCTGCTGCCAACGGCGGGCGCAATGCCTTGACCCGCGAATGGGCGGTAGAGCTTTTACCTTATGGCATCCGCGTGAATGCCATCATCGTAGCAGAATGCTGGACACCATTGTATGAGAACTGGATAAAAACATTACCCAACCCAGGTGAGAAATTGGAATCGATCATATCCAAAATACCGTTGGACCAGCGCATGACCACTGCCGAAGAGATAGCTAATATGGCTGCTTTCTTGCTATCGGAAAAATCCAGCCATACCACCGGGCAATTGATCCATGTTGACGGCGGTTATGTACATTTGGACCGGGCGATAAGTTAA
- a CDS encoding ATP-binding cassette domain-containing protein, with product MRFLSGVLNILDQKERARLFLLAFLDVIVSALDIAFLGLSVLVINFYIKNTGLSGLTFLPKQLADQNSVLLISVFFILFGIKNIFAYWISTFQFRFIYGVASRLSKRNIRRYLRGDYLNYINVDSSVNIYKISHQPIEFSTYILTNLQQVVSQSVLILFSVVAILFYNATLFFLLLLLLMPAVTIIGMVLKQRLKRLRQNIKRRSADTLKNLKEALAGYIENNIYNKDDFFADRYYTRQAQLNNDMRLQQTLQGLPSRLIEIFAIFGLFILIVINKWSGRSAAIDLLTVGIFIAAAYKIIPGVVKILNSIGQMKTYGFILNDLAIPGDNGKDRINLQTENIRSVNFEKLHFKYNNRPVLTGVSAQLSPGDLAGISAGSGRGKTTLISIILGFLEQGEGTISINNKIVTTEERKAYRNRVAYIKQQPFLIHDTLAKNIALADEYDKLKLNEVIAFCGLDNMLKPYDDGVNLLITENGKNLSGGQRQRIMLARALYHGFDLLILDEPFGEMDQQSENLILEKLQSVANQGKIILFITHNQASLLFCNKLITIDD from the coding sequence GTGCGATTTTTATCAGGTGTATTAAACATACTTGATCAAAAAGAACGGGCACGATTATTTTTGCTCGCCTTTTTGGATGTCATCGTCAGCGCGCTTGATATTGCTTTCCTTGGCCTAAGCGTATTAGTTATCAACTTTTATATTAAAAATACCGGCCTGTCCGGTCTTACATTCCTCCCCAAACAGTTAGCCGATCAAAACTCGGTTTTGTTAATAAGCGTCTTTTTTATACTGTTCGGTATAAAAAATATATTTGCGTATTGGATATCAACTTTTCAATTCAGGTTTATTTATGGTGTGGCCTCAAGGCTATCCAAAAGAAACATCCGCAGGTACCTTCGCGGAGATTATTTAAATTATATCAATGTCGATTCATCGGTTAATATCTACAAAATAAGTCATCAGCCTATCGAGTTCAGTACGTACATTCTTACTAACCTACAGCAGGTGGTATCGCAAAGCGTGCTCATTCTTTTTAGTGTGGTGGCAATTCTTTTCTATAACGCCACGCTTTTTTTTCTTCTTTTACTGCTTCTTATGCCGGCGGTAACTATTATCGGCATGGTACTGAAACAACGCCTGAAACGCTTGCGGCAAAATATAAAAAGAAGAAGCGCCGATACCCTTAAAAATCTGAAAGAAGCTCTGGCAGGATATATAGAAAACAATATTTATAACAAGGATGATTTTTTCGCCGACCGCTATTACACACGGCAGGCGCAATTGAATAATGACATGCGCCTGCAACAAACATTGCAGGGCCTCCCTTCGCGGCTGATCGAGATATTTGCCATTTTTGGACTGTTTATATTGATCGTTATCAATAAATGGTCAGGGCGCAGTGCTGCTATCGACTTGCTAACAGTGGGCATATTTATCGCGGCCGCTTACAAGATCATACCTGGTGTGGTAAAAATATTGAATAGCATAGGGCAAATGAAAACTTATGGGTTTATATTAAATGACCTTGCCATACCTGGCGACAACGGAAAAGACAGGATCAACCTTCAAACAGAAAATATTCGGTCCGTCAATTTTGAAAAACTCCATTTTAAATATAACAACCGGCCTGTATTGACCGGTGTTAGTGCTCAATTATCGCCGGGGGACCTTGCCGGCATTTCCGCCGGTTCGGGACGGGGTAAAACAACCCTGATCAGCATCATACTTGGTTTTCTTGAACAGGGAGAGGGAACGATCAGCATTAACAACAAGATCGTAACAACAGAAGAACGGAAAGCGTACCGCAACCGGGTAGCATACATTAAACAACAACCCTTTTTAATTCATGATACACTCGCAAAAAACATTGCACTTGCCGACGAGTATGATAAATTGAAGCTGAACGAAGTGATAGCATTTTGCGGGTTAGACAATATGCTAAAACCGTACGACGATGGTGTAAACCTGCTGATTACCGAGAACGGTAAAAACCTGAGCGGAGGGCAAAGACAACGCATCATGCTGGCGCGAGCTTTATATCATGGATTTGACCTGTTGATTTTGGATGAACCATTCGGTGAAATGGACCAGCAATCGGAGAATTTGATTTTAGAAAAATTGCAAAGTGTTGCTAATCAGGGGAAAATAATTTTATTTATTACACACAATCAGGCAAGTTTATTGTTTTGTAACAAATTGATTACTATTGATGATTAA
- a CDS encoding SDR family NAD(P)-dependent oxidoreductase: MENQFTNQTAIITGAGQGIGFEIARQIAMQGGAVLLNDIDAVMANRAAGVISAMGGKCHAFPGDASDVDFIQQMVDEAVRKFGFVTIVIANAGITAYGEFLDFQPENLKSVIDLNLFGSFFLAQKAAIQMKKQGGAGSILLMSSVTGHQAHKNLAAYGMTKAALEMLAKSLVLELSRLNITINAVAPGATATERTLEDADYESVWSRITPMGRPGTVEDVANAVLFLVSPRSRHITGQTIIVDGGWSATSPSPY; the protein is encoded by the coding sequence ATGGAAAACCAATTCACCAATCAAACAGCCATTATTACAGGCGCAGGGCAGGGTATCGGCTTTGAAATAGCCCGGCAGATAGCTATGCAGGGGGGCGCGGTGTTACTGAATGACATCGATGCGGTTATGGCAAACCGGGCTGCAGGCGTTATCAGCGCGATGGGAGGCAAGTGCCATGCATTTCCCGGCGATGCTTCCGATGTCGATTTTATCCAGCAAATGGTAGATGAAGCGGTACGTAAATTTGGTTTTGTTACTATCGTTATAGCCAATGCCGGTATCACTGCCTATGGCGAGTTTCTGGATTTTCAACCCGAAAACCTCAAAAGCGTTATTGATCTCAACCTGTTTGGCAGCTTTTTCCTGGCGCAAAAGGCAGCCATCCAAATGAAGAAGCAAGGCGGTGCGGGCAGCATCTTACTGATGTCGTCCGTCACTGGTCACCAGGCGCATAAAAATCTTGCCGCCTATGGCATGACCAAGGCCGCGCTCGAAATGCTGGCCAAAAGCCTGGTACTCGAACTGTCACGTTTAAATATCACCATAAACGCCGTGGCTCCCGGCGCCACCGCCACCGAGCGTACGCTGGAAGATGCTGATTACGAGTCCGTCTGGTCGCGCATTACACCTATGGGCCGCCCCGGAACTGTTGAGGATGTGGCTAACGCAGTACTTTTCCTTGTTTCGCCCCGGTCCCGCCACATTACCGGCCAAACCATCATTGTTGATGGCGGCTGGTCCGCTACCAGTCCATCACCCTATTAA
- a CDS encoding alpha-L-fucosidase — protein MKRKLLLIGLGLVATITAKAQNEALGMLKSYTPTQENLESRKEFQDMKFGMFIHWGIYSELGAGEWVMHERKIPYDNYKRLASFFRPEDFNAKEWVAIAKAAGMKYITITSRHHDGFSMFKTKASPYNIVDATPYHKDPLMELAEECKKEGIELHFYYSLLDWGRPDYAFGSPIVNGKPVDGDWDSYINFMKTQLTELITNYPGVKGIWFDGEWERRSVNWHFDEIYPLIHKLNSAILIGNNHHLAPLTGEDFQMFEKDLPGGNTTGFSGESKIGALPLETCETINNSWGFNITDRSYKSVKQIIHYLVTDAGLNCNFLLNVGPMPNGKIQQEFVDTLTKVGDWMKKNGESIYGTRGNLIAPQQWGVITSKGKTIYAHILSNPADGYILIPSLKEKIAKVSALGNGNPLKFKQQPEGVFVYTNGLETDPYDTVIKITIN, from the coding sequence CCTATACGCCGACGCAGGAAAACCTCGAGTCGCGCAAGGAGTTCCAGGATATGAAGTTCGGTATGTTTATCCATTGGGGAATTTATAGCGAACTTGGTGCCGGCGAGTGGGTAATGCACGAGCGCAAAATACCTTATGATAACTACAAACGGCTCGCCAGCTTTTTCCGTCCTGAAGATTTTAACGCGAAAGAATGGGTTGCCATAGCCAAAGCAGCAGGGATGAAGTATATCACCATCACCTCGCGCCACCACGATGGTTTTAGTATGTTCAAAACGAAGGCCAGTCCGTATAATATTGTCGATGCCACGCCATATCACAAGGATCCATTAATGGAACTGGCTGAAGAATGCAAAAAAGAAGGCATCGAACTGCATTTCTATTATTCCCTGCTGGATTGGGGGCGACCAGATTATGCCTTTGGCAGCCCTATCGTAAATGGCAAGCCCGTGGATGGTGATTGGGACAGTTATATCAATTTTATGAAAACCCAGTTAACCGAACTGATAACCAATTATCCGGGCGTAAAAGGGATCTGGTTTGATGGTGAATGGGAACGCCGTTCGGTGAACTGGCATTTTGATGAGATATACCCGCTTATACATAAGCTTAATTCAGCTATCCTGATCGGCAATAATCATCACCTGGCACCGCTGACAGGCGAGGATTTCCAGATGTTTGAAAAGGACCTCCCCGGTGGCAACACAACCGGTTTCAGCGGCGAATCAAAGATAGGCGCTCTGCCACTCGAAACGTGCGAAACCATTAACAACAGTTGGGGTTTTAATATTACCGACAGGAGCTACAAATCGGTTAAGCAGATCATCCACTACCTGGTAACCGATGCCGGCCTCAACTGTAACTTCCTGCTGAACGTTGGCCCCATGCCAAACGGTAAGATACAACAGGAGTTTGTAGACACGCTAACCAAAGTAGGCGACTGGATGAAAAAGAACGGCGAAAGCATTTATGGCACCCGCGGTAATTTGATAGCCCCGCAGCAATGGGGTGTGATAACGTCAAAGGGGAAAACGATTTATGCGCATATACTTTCCAATCCTGCTGACGGTTATATCCTGATACCATCGCTGAAAGAAAAAATTGCGAAAGTTAGTGCCCTGGGTAACGGAAATCCGCTTAAATTTAAACAGCAGCCCGAAGGCGTTTTCGTTTACACTAATGGTTTGGAAACGGACCCTTATGATACGGTAATTAAAATAACAATAAACTAA
- a CDS encoding glycosyltransferase family 4 protein → MKFVFASYISTGEFTDPASWIERIGIYTGMLEALAEKNDVTSIEQIAYEGEYKKAGVKYAFKQYSRLGLLFPIRLNRFILAQKPEVIVIQSFQFPLQVIQLRLMAGKKIKIIVQNHAERPMKGLKRYVQRLADRCINAYLFASEELGAEWVVKGNISSARKIHEVMEVSSVFSPMDKELARQHTGVYGGPVFLWVGRLNANKDPITVVKAFLRFAKVNPSARLYMLYHTEEQLGQLKELLNTSPQKGSVTLVGRLPHSELRYWFNSADVILSGSHYEGSGTAVCEAMSCGCMPLVTDIASFRMITNHGNCGLLYEPGNEEALLSALKKTMETDINEKQKLSLDHFRTNLSFGAIAAKIHQIASSL, encoded by the coding sequence ATGAAATTTGTCTTTGCCAGCTACATTTCTACCGGGGAATTTACAGACCCGGCATCATGGATAGAACGTATAGGAATCTATACCGGCATGCTGGAAGCCCTGGCTGAAAAAAACGATGTGACAAGCATTGAACAAATAGCGTACGAAGGTGAATATAAAAAGGCAGGGGTTAAATACGCATTTAAACAGTACTCCCGGCTCGGTTTGCTGTTCCCTATCAGACTTAACAGGTTTATCCTTGCTCAAAAGCCAGAAGTAATTGTTATACAAAGCTTTCAATTTCCGCTACAGGTGATACAACTGCGATTGATGGCAGGAAAAAAAATAAAGATCATCGTCCAAAATCATGCTGAAAGGCCAATGAAGGGCCTTAAAAGATATGTGCAGCGGCTGGCCGACCGATGCATCAACGCCTACTTATTTGCATCGGAAGAATTGGGCGCCGAGTGGGTGGTTAAGGGTAATATTTCATCGGCGCGAAAGATACACGAGGTGATGGAGGTATCGTCTGTATTTTCGCCAATGGATAAGGAACTGGCAAGACAACATACCGGTGTATACGGCGGACCCGTTTTCCTGTGGGTTGGCAGGCTGAACGCTAATAAAGACCCCATTACGGTAGTAAAAGCATTTTTACGTTTTGCAAAAGTTAACCCTTCGGCTCGCTTATACATGCTTTATCATACCGAAGAGCAATTGGGCCAGTTAAAAGAGTTGTTGAATACATCGCCGCAAAAGGGAAGCGTTACCTTAGTGGGCCGGCTGCCTCACAGCGAACTGCGATACTGGTTTAACAGTGCTGATGTTATCCTGTCCGGATCGCACTATGAAGGCAGCGGAACAGCGGTGTGCGAGGCTATGTCATGCGGTTGTATGCCTTTAGTTACGGATATTGCTTCTTTCAGGATGATCACCAACCATGGCAATTGTGGCTTGTTGTACGAACCCGGGAACGAAGAAGCGCTATTATCCGCGTTGAAAAAAACAATGGAAACAGATATAAATGAAAAGCAAAAGCTTTCCCTGGATCATTTCAGAACCAATTTGTCTTTCGGGGCCATTGCTGCTAAAATTCATCAAATAGCATCTTCGTTATAA